From a region of the Synechococcus sp. MW101C3 genome:
- the speD gene encoding adenosylmethionine decarboxylase produces the protein MTQTLPCLHPNPGWNGAQSLKSPKHPASPAPAEPVASSPETMVGKHCILELYDCNPQKLDDEAFLRTAITTAAKRAGATLLNLITHRFEPQGVTGLALLAESHISIHTWPESGYAAVDVFTCGDHTMPERACEVLGQELGATRRKLKSFRRETPASIADGIREPVPAA, from the coding sequence ATGACCCAGACCCTGCCCTGCCTCCACCCCAACCCGGGATGGAACGGAGCCCAAAGCCTCAAGAGCCCTAAGCACCCCGCCTCTCCTGCCCCGGCTGAACCCGTGGCCAGCTCACCTGAAACCATGGTGGGCAAACACTGCATCCTCGAGCTCTACGACTGCAACCCGCAGAAGCTCGATGACGAAGCCTTCCTCAGGACCGCCATCACCACAGCAGCGAAACGTGCTGGCGCCACTCTCCTGAACCTCATCACCCATCGGTTCGAACCGCAGGGCGTTACGGGGCTTGCTCTTCTGGCCGAATCCCACATCTCGATTCACACGTGGCCGGAATCCGGTTACGCGGCTGTGGACGTGTTCACCTGCGGTGACCACACCATGCCAGAGCGGGCCTGTGAAGTGCTTGGCCAGGAGCTCGGAGCCACACGCCGGAAGTTGAAGAGCTTCCGGCGGGAAACGCCCGCCTCGATCGCCGACGGAATCCGCGAACCGGTGCCCGCCGCCTGA
- the larE gene encoding ATP-dependent sacrificial sulfur transferase LarE, which produces MPSPALPFQAAGGAAAPALHRLLECLPAELCTQLERLRARLQGFGAVVVAYSGGVDSALVAAVAAEQLGEEALAVTGVSPALAPHLLQEARQQAAWMGIRHQELATAELQDPAYFRNPVNRCYACKKELHGVLAEQIAAGRGLQVVDGVNLDDLGDHRPGIEAAREHGVISPLAELGIDKAGVRQISRALGFPWWDKPAQPCLSSRFPYGEPITALRLERLARAEEWLHRRGVRELRVRVQGETARIEVPADQLDSFVTRLPRQELVDTFLGLGFTAVSLDLEGLVSGKLNRQLPGAAMGRG; this is translated from the coding sequence ATGCCTTCACCAGCACTGCCGTTTCAGGCTGCCGGAGGCGCTGCTGCCCCGGCCCTGCACCGCCTGCTGGAGTGCCTGCCTGCCGAGCTGTGCACCCAGCTGGAGCGGTTGCGCGCCCGATTGCAGGGTTTCGGGGCTGTGGTGGTGGCCTATTCCGGCGGTGTGGACAGCGCCCTGGTGGCAGCGGTGGCGGCCGAGCAGCTGGGCGAGGAGGCCCTGGCGGTGACGGGTGTTTCCCCCGCCTTGGCCCCCCATCTGCTCCAGGAGGCCCGCCAGCAGGCGGCCTGGATGGGCATCCGCCACCAGGAGCTGGCCACGGCAGAGCTGCAGGATCCCGCCTACTTCCGCAACCCCGTCAACCGCTGCTACGCGTGCAAGAAGGAGCTGCACGGTGTGCTGGCGGAGCAGATCGCCGCCGGCCGCGGCCTGCAGGTGGTGGATGGTGTCAACCTCGATGACCTCGGGGATCATCGCCCCGGGATCGAGGCGGCCCGGGAGCATGGGGTGATTTCACCGCTGGCGGAGCTCGGTATCGACAAGGCGGGCGTGCGTCAGATCTCGAGAGCGCTCGGTTTCCCCTGGTGGGACAAACCTGCCCAGCCTTGCCTCTCCTCAAGATTTCCCTACGGAGAGCCGATCACAGCGCTGCGCCTGGAACGGCTGGCGCGTGCCGAAGAGTGGTTGCACCGCCGCGGGGTGCGTGAGCTGCGGGTGCGGGTGCAGGGGGAGACGGCCCGCATCGAAGTGCCCGCCGATCAGCTCGATTCCTTCGTGACCCGCCTGCCGCGACAGGAATTGGTGGACACGTTCCTGGGGCTGGGCTTCACCGCTGTGAGCCTGGACCTGGAAGGGTTGGTGAGCGGCAAGCTGAACCGCCAGCTGCCCGGCGCCGCAATGGGCCGGGGCTGA
- a CDS encoding cob(I)yrinic acid a,c-diamide adenosyltransferase: MAATTSNGRGIGIRTAAGSSERSHGQLHVYDGEGKGKSQAALGVVLRTIGLGICEQKRTRVLLLRFLKGPGRSYDEDAAIEALQQGFPHLIDQVRTGRGDFFTAGEATAFDRQEAQRGWDIARGAIASALYSVVVLDELNPVLDLGLLEAGEVVRTLAAKPAGMEVIVTGRGAPAQLVQLADLHSEMRAHHHEDQGGRLTGIEIYTGEGKGKSTSALGKALQAIGRGISQDKSHRVLILQWLKGGSGYTEDAAIAALRESYPHLVDHLRSGRDAIVWRGQQQPIDYVEAERAWEIARAAIASGLYKTVILDELNPTVDLELLPVEPIVQTLLRKPAETEVIITGRCKNPPAYFDLASVHSEMVCHKHYAERGVDLKRGVDY, from the coding sequence ATGGCAGCGACCACAAGCAACGGCCGGGGCATAGGGATCCGCACGGCCGCAGGCAGCAGTGAGCGCAGCCACGGCCAGTTGCACGTCTACGACGGCGAAGGCAAGGGCAAAAGCCAGGCGGCCCTCGGGGTGGTGCTGCGCACCATCGGTCTGGGAATCTGCGAACAGAAACGCACGCGGGTGTTGCTGCTGCGCTTTCTGAAAGGCCCGGGACGCTCCTACGACGAGGACGCGGCCATTGAAGCCCTGCAACAGGGCTTTCCCCATCTGATCGATCAGGTGCGCACCGGCCGCGGCGATTTCTTCACCGCCGGAGAGGCCACGGCCTTCGACCGGCAGGAAGCGCAGCGCGGCTGGGACATCGCCAGAGGCGCCATCGCCAGCGCGCTCTATTCCGTGGTGGTGCTGGATGAGCTCAACCCGGTGCTCGACCTGGGCCTGCTGGAGGCAGGTGAGGTAGTGCGCACCCTGGCGGCCAAACCGGCAGGGATGGAAGTGATCGTCACCGGCCGGGGGGCGCCGGCCCAGTTGGTGCAACTGGCCGACCTGCACTCGGAGATGCGGGCCCACCACCACGAGGATCAGGGCGGCCGGCTCACCGGAATCGAGATCTACACCGGCGAGGGCAAGGGCAAATCCACCAGTGCCCTGGGCAAGGCGCTGCAGGCGATCGGGCGTGGCATCAGCCAGGACAAGAGCCACCGGGTGCTGATCCTGCAATGGCTCAAAGGCGGCAGTGGCTATACCGAAGATGCGGCCATTGCCGCGCTGCGGGAAAGCTATCCCCATCTGGTGGATCACCTGCGCTCAGGCCGCGATGCGATCGTGTGGCGCGGCCAGCAGCAGCCGATTGATTATGTGGAAGCAGAGCGGGCCTGGGAGATCGCCCGGGCAGCGATCGCCAGTGGTCTCTACAAAACCGTGATCCTCGATGAACTGAATCCCACTGTGGATCTGGAATTGCTGCCGGTGGAGCCGATCGTTCAGACCCTGCTACGCAAGCCGGCCGAAACGGAAGTGATCATTACGGGCCGCTGCAAGAACCCACCGGCCTATTTCGATCTGGCCAGTGTGCATTCAGAGATGGTCTGCCACAAGCACTACGCCGAGCGCGGCGTGGACCTCAAGCGCGGCGTGGATTATTGA
- a CDS encoding potassium channel family protein: MPPVARAALTEHERDGRRQEERRLLLLEQQFVPFLLLTLLPVFLMPVATIRGVGFARFLLPVMVSLLVLQSIRLLPAIRPSSSELLRVQLYRLLGLLAALGTWVPLLVGGWPNQQLRVVALLMLTVFFLTTTVRFVLVLARVPRVNLKVLAGAAAGYVHLGLTGGILATAIQVIHPGSFNLGVEAHNDFLLDRLTYFSFVTLGGLGYGDVLPSNPLGERLAILLSLSSTLYVSLLMGLLLGRFIANREVDLIEEEIEEGRLPLPLDVDRSRKE, translated from the coding sequence ATGCCCCCAGTGGCAAGGGCGGCACTGACGGAGCACGAGCGTGACGGCCGGCGACAGGAGGAACGGCGTCTGCTGCTCCTTGAACAGCAGTTCGTTCCCTTCCTCCTGCTGACCCTGCTGCCGGTGTTTCTCATGCCGGTGGCCACGATCCGCGGGGTGGGCTTCGCCCGCTTCCTGCTGCCGGTGATGGTGTCGCTGCTGGTGCTCCAGTCGATCCGGCTTCTGCCGGCGATCCGGCCGTCCTCGTCGGAGCTGCTGCGCGTTCAGCTCTACCGGCTGCTCGGACTGTTGGCGGCGCTCGGCACCTGGGTGCCGTTGCTGGTTGGGGGCTGGCCAAACCAGCAGCTGAGGGTGGTGGCGCTGCTGATGCTCACGGTGTTCTTCCTCACCACAACGGTGCGGTTCGTCCTGGTGCTGGCCCGGGTGCCGCGTGTGAACCTGAAGGTGCTGGCCGGCGCGGCGGCGGGCTATGTGCATCTTGGCCTCACCGGTGGAATCCTGGCCACGGCCATTCAGGTGATTCACCCGGGCAGCTTCAACCTGGGCGTAGAAGCCCACAACGACTTCCTGCTCGACCGACTCACCTATTTCAGCTTTGTGACCCTCGGCGGCCTGGGCTATGGCGATGTGTTGCCCAGCAACCCCCTCGGCGAACGGCTGGCCATTCTGCTGAGCCTCAGCAGCACGTTGTATGTGTCTCTGTTGATGGGCCTGTTGCTCGGCCGCTTCATCGCCAACCGGGAGGTGGATCTGATCGAAGAGGAAATCGAGGAGGGGCGCCTGCCGCTGCCGCTCGATGTCGACAGAAGCCGAAAGGAATGA
- the moeB gene encoding molybdopterin-synthase adenylyltransferase MoeB — protein sequence MLPPDTSGVQLTPDEVARFSRHLILPEVGMEGQKRLKASSVLCVGTGGLGSPLLLYLAAAGVGRLGIVDFDVVDSSNLQRQVIHGTSWVGKPKIESARHRIHEINPHCQVDLYETALTSENALEIIAPYDVICDGTDNFPTRYLVNDACVLLDKPNVYGSIFRFEGQATVFNYQGGPNYRDLFPEPPPPGMVPSCAEGGVVGVLPGIIGMIQATEAVKIIVGIGTTLSGRLMLFDALKMTFRELKLRPSPERPVIDKLIDYQEFCGVGGSAPGQEEAGSVPSVSVQELKALLDSQPTDVVLLDVRNPPEAEIAVMPGGVLVPLDQIESGQAIEQVRELAAGKRLYVHCKLGGRSAKALIALKRHGIEGVNVTGGIKAWSEEVDPSVPLY from the coding sequence ATGCTTCCTCCCGACACCAGCGGCGTCCAGCTCACACCTGATGAGGTGGCCCGCTTCTCACGCCACCTGATCCTGCCCGAGGTGGGCATGGAGGGACAGAAGCGCCTGAAGGCCTCCTCGGTGCTCTGCGTAGGCACGGGTGGCCTTGGTTCTCCCCTTCTGCTCTATCTGGCCGCCGCCGGCGTCGGTCGCCTCGGCATCGTCGATTTCGACGTGGTGGATAGCAGCAACCTGCAGCGCCAGGTGATTCACGGCACCAGCTGGGTGGGCAAGCCGAAGATCGAATCGGCGCGGCATCGCATCCACGAGATCAATCCCCACTGCCAGGTTGATCTCTACGAAACGGCGCTCACCAGCGAAAACGCGCTCGAGATCATCGCCCCCTACGACGTGATCTGCGATGGCACCGATAACTTCCCCACCCGTTATCTGGTGAACGACGCCTGCGTGCTGCTCGACAAGCCCAATGTCTACGGCTCGATCTTCCGCTTCGAGGGCCAGGCCACGGTGTTCAACTATCAGGGCGGGCCCAACTACCGAGATCTGTTCCCCGAACCGCCGCCGCCGGGCATGGTGCCGTCCTGCGCCGAAGGCGGGGTGGTGGGCGTGCTTCCCGGCATCATCGGCATGATCCAGGCCACCGAAGCGGTGAAGATCATCGTGGGCATCGGCACCACGCTCAGCGGTCGCCTGATGCTGTTCGATGCCCTGAAGATGACCTTCCGCGAACTGAAGCTGCGCCCCAGCCCTGAGCGTCCGGTGATCGACAAACTGATCGATTATCAGGAGTTCTGTGGTGTCGGTGGCTCGGCACCCGGCCAGGAGGAAGCGGGCAGTGTGCCCTCCGTGAGCGTGCAGGAGCTCAAAGCCCTGCTCGACAGCCAGCCCACCGATGTGGTGCTGCTCGATGTGCGCAACCCGCCGGAGGCGGAGATCGCGGTGATGCCTGGTGGCGTGCTCGTTCCCCTCGATCAGATCGAAAGCGGGCAGGCGATCGAGCAGGTGCGCGAGTTGGCCGCAGGCAAGCGCCTTTATGTGCACTGCAAGCTCGGCGGCCGCTCGGCCAAGGCCCTGATCGCGCTCAAACGGCATGGCATCGAGGGGGTCAACGTGACGGGAGGCATCAAGGCCTGGAGCGAGGAGGTCGATCCTTCCGTTCCGCTCTACTGA
- a CDS encoding M67 family metallopeptidase, with translation MGGSWPEQLVIDRRALTVLEAIVRAAHPQEGCALLIGPIPTGHADHRWRITTAWPCLNVWEPEPERHRRFALDPREQLQAQKWARSRGLSVIGAAHSHPTSAAVPSALDLELAMPPTVLLIASGLHQELRGWWLTETGDGRAAEPLPLASEDEARPGGLGD, from the coding sequence ATGGGTGGCTCTTGGCCAGAACAGCTGGTGATCGATCGGCGCGCCCTGACGGTGCTGGAGGCGATCGTGCGGGCGGCCCACCCTCAGGAGGGCTGCGCTCTGTTGATCGGCCCGATTCCGACAGGCCACGCAGACCACCGCTGGCGGATCACCACGGCGTGGCCGTGCCTGAATGTGTGGGAACCGGAACCGGAGCGTCATCGGCGTTTCGCCCTCGATCCGCGCGAGCAGCTGCAGGCACAGAAGTGGGCGCGCAGCCGTGGCCTCTCGGTGATCGGCGCCGCGCACAGCCATCCCACCAGCGCGGCGGTGCCTTCGGCGCTGGATCTGGAGCTGGCGATGCCCCCCACCGTGCTGCTGATCGCCTCAGGCCTGCACCAGGAGTTGCGGGGCTGGTGGCTGACGGAGACCGGCGATGGCAGGGCGGCCGAGCCGCTGCCGCTGGCTTCGGAGGATGAGGCAAGGCCCGGGGGTTTGGGAGACTGA
- a CDS encoding CAAD domain-containing protein, translating into MNETITEQDVQPTSHVPASESSDAGASFNARYGEILTKVNQTLEQVDWNQAGKAGKALGILLAVIVAQILIKGVLDTINLLPVVPGLLELLGLVVVGSWSWKNLTTSEKRSAVVERLRSLRQEYLG; encoded by the coding sequence ATGAACGAAACAATCACCGAGCAGGACGTGCAACCGACCAGCCATGTGCCCGCTTCTGAGAGCTCCGACGCTGGAGCGAGCTTCAACGCCCGTTACGGCGAGATCCTCACCAAGGTGAACCAGACCCTCGAGCAGGTGGACTGGAATCAGGCCGGCAAGGCGGGCAAGGCGCTCGGCATCCTGCTGGCCGTGATCGTGGCCCAGATCCTGATCAAGGGAGTCCTCGACACGATCAACCTGCTGCCTGTGGTTCCCGGCCTGCTCGAACTGCTCGGTTTGGTGGTGGTGGGCAGCTGGAGCTGGAAGAACCTCACCACCAGCGAAAAGCGCTCCGCCGTGGTGGAGCGCCTGCGCAGCCTGCGCCAGGAGTATCTGGGCTGA
- a CDS encoding fructosamine kinase family protein, which translates to MTDDSLAAWVRQHLQAPLLSRQPVGGGCIHRAWQLQLADGRRFFAKTNGATALPLLQAEADGLKALAAAAGADLVVPQPLHCAVVEGEAVLLLPWLTLAHGGSSQAWSDFGAALACLHRRSAAGPSLRFGWPHDNFIGSNPQRNGWGDHWGRFFAERRLGVQLELAAAKGKQLPGSQQLLADLPGWLDDHGPDPCLVHGDLWSGNAALLQDSSLPALFDPAVYRGDREVDLAMARLFGGFPADFFLGYGREWPLPPGEARRRLVYDLYHLLNHANLFGGGYWRQAQALIDRLL; encoded by the coding sequence GTGACGGACGATTCGCTGGCGGCCTGGGTGCGGCAGCACCTGCAGGCGCCACTGCTCTCCCGCCAGCCGGTGGGCGGTGGCTGCATCCACCGGGCCTGGCAGCTGCAGCTTGCCGATGGCCGCCGCTTCTTCGCCAAAACCAACGGCGCGACAGCGTTGCCCCTGCTTCAGGCCGAAGCGGACGGTCTCAAGGCCCTTGCGGCCGCCGCCGGCGCCGACCTGGTGGTGCCGCAACCGCTGCACTGCGCCGTGGTGGAGGGGGAAGCGGTGCTGTTGCTGCCGTGGCTGACGCTGGCCCATGGCGGCAGCTCCCAGGCCTGGAGTGATTTCGGTGCTGCCCTCGCCTGCCTGCACCGGCGCAGCGCCGCTGGCCCGTCGTTGCGTTTCGGCTGGCCGCACGACAACTTCATCGGCTCGAACCCCCAGCGCAACGGTTGGGGGGATCACTGGGGTCGCTTCTTCGCAGAGCGGCGTCTGGGCGTGCAGCTGGAGCTGGCGGCGGCGAAGGGAAAACAGCTACCGGGCAGCCAGCAACTGCTGGCAGACCTGCCCGGCTGGCTCGACGACCACGGCCCTGATCCCTGCCTCGTGCACGGGGATCTGTGGAGCGGAAATGCGGCGCTGCTGCAAGATTCGTCGCTGCCGGCTCTGTTTGATCCGGCCGTCTACCGCGGCGACAGGGAAGTGGACCTGGCCATGGCGCGGTTGTTCGGAGGCTTTCCGGCGGACTTCTTCCTGGGCTATGGGCGTGAATGGCCGTTGCCGCCGGGCGAAGCGCGCCGGCGGCTTGTCTACGACCTGTACCACCTGCTCAATCACGCCAACCTGTTCGGTGGCGGTTACTGGCGACAGGCGCAGGCGTTGATTGACCGGTTGCTCTAG
- the crtD gene encoding C-3',4' desaturase CrtD has protein sequence MGAQADAAKGQCDVAVLGAGIAGLTAAALLARQGLDVQLLEAHHQSGGCAGTFRRRGYVFDVGATQVAGLEPGGIHARIFEQLGVEAPAATPLDPGCVVDLADGQPAVRLWRDPERWRQERQRHFPGSERFWSLCAAIHQANWGFAGREPVLPPRSLWDLGQLLGALRPANLASGVLVGSTIADLLRLTGCANDARLRRFLDLQLRLYSQEPAHRTAALYGASVLAMAQEPLGLFHLAPSMQALSDALELGLARAGGSLRLRHRASELRQHGSGWRVHGTGPGGSSWQLLARELVCSLPPQSLPDLLPGDALPAGYGARLRHLEDPSGALVLYAAVERSALPADCPAHLQLDWADPGSLFVSVSREGDGRAPAGEATVIASVFTPARPWFEGDEAAYHSRKQTAMAGLQAGLNRLLGLTPAHYRHAELSTPRSFARWTGRPFGFVGGLGQHPSRFGPFGLASRTPLPGFWLCGDAIYPGEGTAGVSLSAQMVSRQLLARRGIAA, from the coding sequence GTGGGCGCGCAAGCCGATGCGGCCAAAGGCCAGTGCGACGTGGCCGTGCTCGGCGCCGGAATCGCCGGCCTCACGGCAGCGGCCCTGCTGGCGCGCCAGGGCCTGGACGTGCAGCTGCTGGAAGCCCATCACCAGAGCGGCGGCTGCGCCGGCACCTTCCGCCGCCGGGGCTATGTGTTCGATGTGGGGGCCACCCAGGTGGCCGGCCTGGAGCCGGGCGGCATTCACGCGCGGATCTTCGAGCAGCTGGGCGTGGAGGCGCCGGCAGCCACCCCTTTGGACCCCGGTTGCGTCGTGGATCTGGCCGATGGCCAGCCGGCGGTGCGGCTCTGGCGTGATCCCGAGCGCTGGCGGCAGGAACGGCAGCGGCATTTCCCGGGCTCGGAGCGCTTCTGGAGCCTGTGCGCAGCCATCCACCAGGCCAACTGGGGCTTCGCTGGACGGGAACCGGTACTGCCCCCCCGCAGCCTCTGGGACCTGGGCCAGCTGCTGGGGGCCCTGCGCCCCGCCAACCTGGCCAGCGGTGTGCTGGTGGGAAGCACGATCGCCGATCTGCTGAGGCTCACGGGCTGCGCCAACGACGCGCGGCTGCGGCGCTTTCTCGATCTGCAGCTGCGTCTCTATTCCCAGGAGCCGGCCCACCGCACTGCCGCGCTCTACGGCGCCAGCGTGCTGGCGATGGCACAGGAGCCTCTGGGCCTGTTCCACCTGGCGCCCTCGATGCAGGCCTTGAGCGATGCGCTGGAGCTGGGGCTGGCCCGCGCCGGCGGCAGCCTGCGCTTGCGGCACCGGGCGAGCGAGCTGCGGCAGCACGGCAGCGGCTGGAGGGTGCATGGCACAGGGCCAGGCGGGAGCAGCTGGCAGCTGCTCGCCCGTGAACTGGTCTGCAGCCTTCCCCCCCAGTCGTTGCCGGATCTGTTGCCAGGGGATGCCCTGCCGGCCGGTTACGGAGCGCGGCTGCGGCACCTGGAGGATCCCAGCGGTGCGCTGGTGCTGTACGCGGCCGTGGAGCGCAGCGCCCTGCCCGCCGACTGCCCCGCTCATCTGCAGCTCGACTGGGCCGACCCTGGCTCCCTGTTCGTGTCGGTGAGCCGGGAGGGGGATGGCCGGGCGCCGGCGGGGGAGGCCACCGTGATCGCCAGCGTGTTCACTCCGGCCCGGCCCTGGTTCGAGGGCGACGAAGCCGCCTACCACTCCCGCAAACAGACGGCGATGGCGGGCCTCCAGGCAGGGCTGAATCGGTTGCTCGGTCTCACGCCGGCGCACTACCGCCACGCGGAACTGTCCACACCACGCAGCTTCGCCCGCTGGACCGGGCGGCCCTTCGGCTTCGTGGGCGGCCTGGGCCAGCATCCCTCCCGTTTCGGCCCCTTCGGGCTGGCCAGCCGCACACCCCTGCCTGGCTTCTGGCTCTGCGGCGATGCCATCTACCCCGGCGAAGGCACCGCGGGCGTGAGCCTGTCGGCGCAGATGGTGAGCCGGCAACTGCTGGCTCGGCGGGGGATCGCTGCCTAG
- a CDS encoding prephenate/arogenate dehydrogenase, whose amino-acid sequence MTAQTMHPDGTAGVVGLVGLGLIGGSLGLDLRARGWDVRGLVRRESTAERARQRGLAGRVSTDPSVLAGCRLVVLALPLDQLLAPDPALLAALPPDAVITDVGSVKAPVLRTWQGIVPRFVASHPMAGTAEAGVEAGVRHLFRGRPWVVTPTPDTDPAALELVRTLSEAVEARWLLCDPQAHDRAVALISHLPVLVGAALLQAADRGAVAAPAPGDGQAGYEQVDTEARALVRALASSGFADTTRVGGGNPELGALMARCNREQLLAALASYRRSLDQLEGLLQQERWADLREALAAGQRLRPEFL is encoded by the coding sequence ATGACAGCCCAGACGATGCACCCCGACGGCACGGCCGGAGTGGTGGGGCTGGTGGGGCTGGGCCTGATCGGCGGCTCCCTCGGCCTCGATCTGCGTGCCCGCGGCTGGGATGTGCGCGGGCTTGTACGGCGGGAGAGCACGGCGGAGCGGGCTCGCCAGCGTGGACTGGCTGGCCGGGTCAGCACCGATCCCTCCGTGCTGGCGGGCTGCCGGCTCGTGGTGCTGGCGCTGCCGCTCGATCAGCTGCTGGCGCCGGACCCGGCGTTGCTGGCTGCCCTGCCGCCGGACGCGGTGATCACCGATGTGGGCTCGGTCAAGGCACCCGTGCTGCGCACCTGGCAGGGGATCGTGCCCCGTTTCGTTGCCAGCCACCCGATGGCCGGCACCGCGGAGGCCGGGGTGGAAGCGGGGGTGCGCCACCTGTTCCGCGGTCGCCCCTGGGTGGTGACGCCCACGCCAGACACCGACCCGGCAGCTCTGGAGCTCGTGCGCACCCTCTCGGAAGCCGTGGAGGCCCGATGGCTGCTGTGCGACCCCCAGGCCCACGACCGCGCCGTGGCGCTGATTTCCCACCTGCCGGTGCTGGTGGGTGCCGCCCTGCTGCAGGCGGCGGATCGGGGCGCCGTGGCGGCACCGGCCCCTGGCGATGGGCAAGCCGGCTACGAGCAGGTGGACACTGAGGCCAGGGCGCTGGTGCGTGCGCTGGCCTCCAGTGGCTTTGCCGACACCACACGTGTGGGGGGCGGCAACCCGGAACTGGGTGCCCTGATGGCCCGTTGCAACCGGGAGCAGCTCCTGGCGGCCCTGGCCTCCTACCGGCGATCACTCGATCAGTTGGAGGGGTTGCTGCAGCAGGAGCGCTGGGCCGATCTGCGCGAGGCACTGGCGGCCGGCCAGCGCCTGCGGCCGGAGTTCCTCTAG
- a CDS encoding helicase, whose product MLEARAHQQLKQLLRQEGGVGWPHHLTLSRVVGRSLRRGDHCCLQLAPGSDPGWLVALLVPMALATAPLVLVVSEPMRRRLLQVELPRLRAAGLTLPCWEGETPPRDSTLWLMNHQQLVKAWQSGTLGDRHLVIPEEEILEARLRTALDQQLAPQHWDQIRLSLPAADASLLELHQRLGRRILSHPGTPSAQVPLPPEDEAPLRQLLSLLGPLPRPWPEWMAASGPGWTSWATVDRQLLQWDLHRVPLEPLEVMQGLLDGRALVLVGQRGAPVQLAGFTPQVRVDLADPLLSDPLPLYAPLRQPLPNSPQYGEHLLDHCRRLVLGQAGLTIVLVDEAGLRLPLAAALAAEFGTRVCHQDTAPESNGVICCGWSWWLEHQERLPVPCQVVVGPLPIASLEDPLTAARVMRLRQQGRDWFRELLLPEALDRLQRGLASLRRGGAGRLAVLDGRVRSRSWGRQVLRALEPWVALNRLLPG is encoded by the coding sequence ATGTTGGAAGCCCGCGCCCACCAGCAACTCAAGCAACTCCTGCGGCAGGAGGGTGGCGTGGGCTGGCCGCATCACCTCACGCTCAGCCGGGTGGTGGGGCGCAGCCTGCGGCGCGGCGATCACTGCTGCCTGCAGCTTGCGCCTGGCAGCGATCCGGGCTGGCTGGTAGCCCTGCTCGTGCCGATGGCCCTGGCAACGGCACCGCTGGTGCTGGTGGTGAGCGAGCCGATGCGCCGGCGCTTGCTGCAGGTCGAGCTGCCCCGGCTGCGGGCCGCCGGGCTCACGCTGCCGTGCTGGGAAGGGGAGACACCGCCCCGCGACAGCACCCTCTGGCTGATGAACCATCAGCAGTTGGTGAAGGCCTGGCAGAGCGGCACCCTTGGAGATCGCCACCTGGTGATTCCCGAGGAGGAGATCCTCGAAGCACGGCTGCGCACGGCGCTGGATCAGCAGCTCGCTCCTCAGCATTGGGACCAGATCCGCCTCAGCCTGCCGGCGGCGGACGCGAGCCTGCTGGAGCTGCACCAGCGGCTCGGCCGCCGGATCCTCAGCCACCCGGGCACCCCCTCGGCCCAAGTGCCCCTGCCGCCCGAAGACGAAGCGCCCCTGCGGCAGTTGCTGTCGCTGCTGGGGCCGCTGCCGCGTCCATGGCCCGAGTGGATGGCGGCCAGCGGCCCGGGCTGGACGAGCTGGGCCACCGTGGACCGCCAGCTGCTGCAGTGGGACCTCCACCGGGTGCCGCTCGAACCGCTGGAGGTGATGCAGGGACTGCTGGATGGCCGGGCCCTGGTGCTGGTGGGCCAGCGCGGAGCGCCTGTGCAGCTGGCGGGGTTCACCCCCCAGGTGCGGGTGGATCTGGCCGATCCGCTCCTTTCCGACCCTTTGCCGCTCTACGCGCCCCTGCGCCAGCCCCTGCCCAACAGCCCCCAGTACGGCGAGCATCTGCTCGATCACTGCCGCCGTCTGGTGCTGGGCCAGGCTGGTCTGACGATCGTGCTCGTCGATGAGGCTGGCCTGCGCCTGCCGCTGGCGGCGGCGCTGGCGGCCGAGTTCGGCACGCGGGTGTGCCATCAGGACACAGCCCCGGAGAGCAATGGTGTGATCTGCTGCGGCTGGAGCTGGTGGCTGGAGCATCAGGAGCGATTGCCGGTGCCCTGCCAGGTGGTGGTCGGTCCACTGCCGATCGCCAGCCTGGAAGACCCGCTCACCGCCGCCCGGGTGATGCGGCTGCGCCAGCAGGGACGCGACTGGTTCCGCGAACTGCTGCTGCCCGAAGCGCTTGATCGACTGCAGCGCGGCCTGGCCAGCCTCAGGCGCGGAGGGGCGGGGCGACTGGCTGTGCTGGATGGCCGGGTCCGCAGCCGCAGCTGGGGGCGGCAGGTGTTGCGCGCCCTGGAACCCTGGGTGGCCCTGAATCGCCTGCTCCCGGGCTGA
- a CDS encoding DUF2839 domain-containing protein, translating into MGEARRRAQQGLPPRQKAKPSAAKDASPRLVEWFPLTRDQADRFVKLTTRGAWVGIGSLVLFWVVVRFIGPAAGWWQLSDTP; encoded by the coding sequence ATGGGTGAAGCAAGGCGGAGGGCGCAACAGGGTCTGCCACCACGCCAGAAGGCCAAGCCATCCGCAGCCAAGGACGCTTCACCACGCCTGGTGGAATGGTTTCCGCTCACGCGCGACCAGGCCGATCGCTTCGTGAAGCTCACCACCCGCGGCGCCTGGGTCGGCATTGGCTCACTGGTCCTCTTCTGGGTGGTCGTGCGCTTCATCGGCCCGGCCGCCGGCTGGTGGCAACTGTCCGACACCCCCTGA